TATTGTGATGTCCGAACCAACGCAGTGAGGCGAGGCGGTTCCTTCTCTTGACCGCGTCGCGACTCTCTGGACCGTCTGTGTTGACGTTTGTGCAGCACAGCAGTTCTCTCTCTATCTGATCGAAAGGATGACGTTGAGATtcgacctcgccgcggccgtgCCCGTGACCGTGCCCGTGCCCGTGCCCGTGACCGTGGATGTGCGCATTTGAACAAATCCCTCAACAGCAGAAAGTTAATTCCACGAATGTGACTGAGAGCTGCAGAAATCAGCGCGGAAGCTAATATCAACACACAAGCTAGCAGTGCTGCGAACACCGTGTCTGTGACGAACCGAACCGAGCCGAGCCGGAACCGAACCGAGCCGAGCAGGAACCGAACCGAGCCGGAACCGAACCCAACCTGGCACAATGAGGATCTTAAGGTTCCTGAGGAGCAGCGTGTCAATAGGAAAGGACATCGATTATTATTCCAAATTTTCACCCTCCCCTCTTTCCATGAAGCAGTTTCTGGATTTTGGTAAGGGCATGCTACAAAAGCCGATTGATCGATATGATCGATTATACCTGCAGAATAATGTTCAGTGAATGTCTGTCAGGATCCAGAAGGATCTGGTGCGGATGGAGAAAACGCTTTAGGAACAGAACATGTTCTAATCAACACGGATCAAATGTGTGCGGGGAGATTAGAAGGacggacctgccagggaacaggactaggaCCGACCCGGTAGAGGacggacctgccagggaacaggactaggaCCGACCCGGTAGAGGacggacctgccagggaacaggactaggaCCGACCCGGTAGAGGacggacctgccagggaacaggactagagccCGACCCGGTAGAGGacggacctgccagggaacaggactagaggccGACCCGGTAGAAGGacggacctgccagggaacaggactagaggccGACCCGGTAGAGGacggacctgccagggaacaggactagaggccGACCCGGTAGAGGacggacctgccagggaacaggactagaggccGACCCGGTAGAGGacggacctgccagggaacaggactagaggccGACCCGGTAGAAGGacggacctgccagggaacaggactaggaCCGACCCGGTAGAGGacggacctgccagggaacaggactagaggccGACCCGGTAGAGGacggacctgccagggaacaggactagaggccGACCCGGTAGAGGacggacctgccagggaacaggactagaggccGACCCGGTAGAAGGacggacctgccagggaacaggactaggaCCGACCCGGTAGAAGGacggacctgccagggaacaggactaggaCCGACCCGGTAGAGGacggacctgccagggaacaggactagaggccGACCCGGTAGAGGACGGCGCTGTTTCCTTTCTCATAACGGCACCAGGGTGTCGTGTTTCACTTTGTTCTTCCGCCTGCAGGCTCAGAGAACGCGTGTGAGAAGACCTCCTTCACCTTCCTCAGGCAGGAGTTGCCGGTGAGGTTGGCCAACATCATGAAGGAGATCAACCTGCTGCCGGACAACCTGCTGCTGACGCCGTCTGTGCGGCTGGTGCAGAGCTGGTACGCGTCTCCTCGCGCTGTTTGAACCCCGTGAATAGATCGTCATGACGTTTTCACACGCAGGTACCTTCAGAGTTTTCAGGAGATTCTTGAGTTCAAAGAGCAAAATGCAAACGATGAGAAAATCACGCGCGAGTAAGTAGAACGAAACCCTGACCGCTATTCCTGCGTTGGGCTTTTATTCCGGTTTCATCTTGATTCTTCGTTTAGTTTCGCAGATGCAGTCATTAACATCAGGAATCGGCACAACGATGTGATTCCCACCATGGCGCAGGGGGTAGTGGAGTACAAGGAGAACTACGGCACCGACCCGGTCGTCAGCCAGAACGTTCAGTATTTCCTGGATCGTTTCTACATGAGTCGGATTTCAATCAGGATGCTGCTCAACCAGCACAGTGAGATtacgctcctcttcctcaatatTACCGTTGATTACATCGGCATCTTAGCTGGGATAGTCTCCATGGCAACGCAACGAGGACGAGTGGAGCAACAGCTCCTGGGAACACACTGATAAAAGTAAATATTGAAAGAAGGATCAGGAACATTTATAAGTCGGCGTGGGAGACCACAGACCAGCATGCATCATGTTTCCTGGGGCTCCAGGCGGAGTCGAGTCACGCGACCGACCCTGAACGCGCCATCGGAGTCTCGTTTTGTCTTTTGCTTTTGTACAAAGTTCAAATAGTGACTTCTGAAATGTGCTTGTGCGTCTCGCTCCAGCGCTCCTCTTCGGTTGGAAGGTGAACCCGGCCCATCCCAAACAGATCGGCAGCATCGATCCACATTGTTGCGTCAGCGACGTGGTCCGAGGTGAGAACGCCGCCGGACGCTCTCAGGAAACGCGCTGCAGCTCACGCCTCAAAGGCGTCGCTGAAATCCCGACTGTTCCCCGCAGATGCCTATGAAAACGCGCGGAACCTTTGTGACCGGTTCTACATGAACTCTCCTGAGCTGCTGTTGGAGGAGTTCAAGGGTGAAGAAGCAGCTCAATGATCGTCTCTGTTACATGAATCAATCAACATCTGATCAGTTTCTTCCTTGTGGCAGTCAAAGGTGAGGGCGACGCCATCACCGTGGTGTACGTTCCATCCCACCTGTACCAAATGGCGTTTGAGCTGTTCAAGGTAGGAGTTACTTTTTGATCTCGGGCGGGTTCACAGGGAACTCTTCAACATTTTTAACATGCTGCCTTTCTCTTGTAGAACGCCATGCGGGCCACCATGGAGCTGTGCGGCGACGCCATGGAGTGTCCCGCTATCCGAGCGCAGGTTGCTCTCGGAACCGAAGATCTCACCGTGAAGGTAAGGCAGCGCTGCTTCGCCTCCCCAGCGAGGATCAGCAAAGATCTGCCCCGTGGCAAACAAGGTGGTGAGATGAGGattctccctctgcaggtgaGTGACCGGGGGGGAGGCGTGCCGCTGCGTAAGATCGACAGGCTGTTCACCTACACGTACTCCACGGCGCCTCGGCCCAGCACCGACGGCTCCCGCGGCGCTCCTCTGGTCAGTGCTCCTGGTGGACTGCTGTGGTCTGCATCAGGAATAAAGCCTTTCAGCTCCATGTTGGCATCGGCGCCACGCCTCTGACCAAACCCCGACGCCCTCCCAACATGTTTTCATCGCCCACATCCAGACATTTGATCAATTATACAAGAGCGTGTGCCAGTGTCAGACTaactctgcttcctgtccaggcTGGTTACGGCTACGGCCTGCCCATCTCCAGGCTGTACGCCCGCTACTTTCAGGGGGACCTGAAGCTCTACTCTCTGGAGGGCTACGGAACTGATGCTGTGATCTACATTCGGGTACTTGAGTTGCATATGAACGTGTATAAAGGGACAGAAAGGGGGGGTGTACTTACCTCCTTGTATTTACATCCTAATTGAATTTGATTCTTTCATTCCTGTCAGGCGCTCTCCACAGAATCCATCGAGAGACTTCCTGTTTACAACAAATCCGCCTGGAAGCACTACAAGACGCTCCACGAGGCAGACGACTGGTGCATCCCCAGCAAAGAGCCGAAGGACATGACCACGTTTCGGAGTTTCTAGAAGCCTCC
This region of Brachionichthys hirsutus isolate HB-005 chromosome 12, CSIRO-AGI_Bhir_v1, whole genome shotgun sequence genomic DNA includes:
- the pdk1 gene encoding pyruvate dehydrogenase (acetyl-transferring) kinase isozyme 1, mitochondrial, which translates into the protein MRILRFLRSSVSIGKDIDYYSKFSPSPLSMKQFLDFGSENACEKTSFTFLRQELPVRLANIMKEINLLPDNLLLTPSVRLVQSWYLQSFQEILEFKEQNANDEKITRDFADAVINIRNRHNDVIPTMAQGVVEYKENYGTDPVVSQNVQYFLDRFYMSRISIRMLLNQHTLLFGWKVNPAHPKQIGSIDPHCCVSDVVRDAYENARNLCDRFYMNSPELLLEEFKVKGEGDAITVVYVPSHLYQMAFELFKNAMRATMELCGDAMECPAIRAQVALGTEDLTVKVSDRGGGVPLRKIDRLFTYTYSTAPRPSTDGSRGAPLAGYGYGLPISRLYARYFQGDLKLYSLEGYGTDAVIYIRALSTESIERLPVYNKSAWKHYKTLHEADDWCIPSKEPKDMTTFRSF